A genomic region of Oryza glaberrima chromosome 1, OglaRS2, whole genome shotgun sequence contains the following coding sequences:
- the LOC127752668 gene encoding uncharacterized protein LOC127752668 — protein MGDDGGGDGGASSAGFSYFAVFHNYPLVAALLGFAVAQSIKFFVTRYKENRWDPKQLIGSGGMPSSHSATVTALAVAIGFQDGFGCALFATAAIFASVVMYDASGIRLHAGKQAEVLNQIVCELPSEHPLSETRPLRELLGHTPTQVVAGALLGSMLATAGQMFLVVSGSV, from the exons AtgggcgacgacggtggtggtgatggcggcgcctcctccgcgGGATTCTCCTACTTCGCCGTCTTCCACAACTAccccctcgtcgccgccttgcTGGGCTTCGCCGTCGCGCAGTCCATCAAGTTCTTCGTCACCCG GTATAAGGAGAACAGATGGGATCCTAAGCAGCTTATCGGTTCTGGTGGCATGCCATCGTCACATTCTGCCACAGTTACAGCACTAGCTGTAGCGATTGGCTTCCAAGATGGTTTTGGCTGTGCCCTATTTGCGACAGCAGCAATATTCGCAAGTGTG GTTATGTACGATGCTTCTGGTATCAGATTACATGCTGGAAAGCAAGCAGAG GTGTTGAATCAAATAGTCTGCGAACTTCCTTCTGAACATCCCTTGTCTGAAACAAGACCATTGCGTGAACTCTTAGGCCATACTCCAACCCAG GTTGTTGCTGGAGCTTTGCTTGGGTCTATGCTAGCAACAGCAGGGCAAATGTTCCTTGTAGTATCAGGTTCTGTATGA